The following nucleotide sequence is from Apium graveolens cultivar Ventura chromosome 4, ASM990537v1, whole genome shotgun sequence.
GTTAACTATATTGAGGTTTATGCACCATTCATCTACTAACTTGAGGGTTAGGGAGAAGAGTAAGTACCTTTATACGTAAGGGCTTTCATTGCTTCCCCGCTTCTCTTCATCTTCCAAAAGTACTCATGAACCAGGTCATACTTCTTAGATTGCAGCATTACCTTTCAATGAACAATTCCTGTAAGACTTGACTACAACTGTAGATTTAAACATAATATACTTGAATTAAAGGAATACTTTTTTTAGATAATTAAATTGAAGTAATACTTACTTCTGCTTacataattaataaattaaagattaaataataTGCATGGGTCATAATATGGATACCAAGACAAACATACTGAAATGGGACCCCAACAACCTTGCTTGttactttatttatttttatataattcgaATTGAAATCTTTCATTAGTATCTGATAACTATAACAGCTCAAAAGGATATACAAACCATTACAACAGTTGGCTTAATAATCGAACATACAAACACACTACAACACTTTTCAATTGTCGAATCTACACAAAAAGAAATTGCTTTAAAAAAAGGATAATTTTAAGAATAGAAAAAGTGAGAAACACAGTGAAACATTGTATGTAGGCCGGTTTCATATAATAAATTTACCTCCATTGCAAGTCCAAAAGTTGCTCCATTGGGTTTTAGACCACCCTTCCTCATCTCCTCAATCACCCAAGACACACCCTTCCATTGTCGGGATGTAACACAAGCATTAAGTATCTGTCCACACCATTCCAGGGATCATCAGATGTTCAAtaataatattactcttaaaaatCAAAACATGGAGTACAGATCTTACAGCATTATAAACAACCACATCCGGCTGCCTAACAGGGTCCCAGTTCTTCCACCTCATATTCTTTATTTTTCTCGAAGGTTTTCGCTTCATACGCTCAACAATGCTTACCAAATCCTTCAGATATCCAGCTTGACCCAGTGTGACCGCAATACTGTGATATGCGGCCATGTCAGGATATATGTGGTAGTCTCCCTATATAACATTGAGTCAAGAAAAATCCAACACTTTCGTATAAGGATCACAGGCCATGTCAGGATATATGTGGTAGTCTCCCTATATAACATTGAGTCAAGAAAAATCCAACACTTTCGTATAAGGATCACAATTTTCTAAGTAATCATTATATTACTTACACACATCAGATTGAATATTTGAAGGGCATCATCAGGCCTTCTAGCCCTTCCAAGAACTGCCAACAGTTTTGTATATACATATCTACAAAATGCATTAATTTAATTCATTAATCATAAAGGAAACAACTTTCTCCACAAATAACACCAAATTAAAACGATTAGCAAAAGGAAAAACAAACATACCTGCTCTTGTATTGTTTATGATCCTTGGAGTTGTAAACCCACTCCACAACAGATAAGGCATGACTCCACTGACCTCTATCACCAAGCATTTGCAAAATCTTAACCAACTGTAGTTCAGTAAAAAGTAACTCTGATTGCTTCATCATCCTTCCAAATTTATAGTCCTTCACAGTTAGCTTCATGTCACTTAGCCTGCATCATAACGAAAAACAAACAACACATTCAGTATAGGTAGCAATGTCTTACACCACTCAGAACCCGACTCGATTTTACAAAGGCAGAACTTAATAATAACAGCAAACGAATCAATTAGCCCAAATATAAACTAATTATTCCAGTAAGTTTTAGAACCACACCAATCCGAAACATCCTCATCCCTCTAACAAACATTGAACTAGCAACAGCCAAAGCGCACACTTACCAATAAAAAAAAGACACATTTCATCACTCATCAACCCGAAAAAacttattaaaattttatttacccCACCAAATTGCACCTGCATTTTCATTTACGAACACAACCCATAAACCAAAATTAACATCCTAAACATTCAACACCAACCCATCAAAAACTCACACTTCATCACTTATCAACCCGAAAAACgtattaaatttttattaaccCCGCCGAATTGCACCTACATTTTCGTATACCAGCACAACCCATAACCCAAAATAAACATCCTAAACATTCAACCACAAAACCTCAAAAAAAACACATAAAAACACACTAAACAACTACACATACTTATCAACAAGAAATCGCATAGCTTCCGCCTCGGGGCGCTTCGGTCTCACCCACTTCTCCTTCCTCCCATCCACCAATCCCCACCCCTTATCTTCAAATTCTTCAACATCATCATCCAATAGCCACCTAAACTTCTCCCTCTCACCTTCAATAAAATCACCCAACTCTCTCAAATGCTCAAACTTCAACTTCTCTCCCACACTCTCCCCATCTCCGAAACTCGAAAGCTCTCTCAATTCATTCCTCTCCAATCTCTCCCAAGGCTTCCCAAAAACAGTTTCTTTCTTGAAATTCTTGTACTCTTTCTTGATTTCTTGGAAATAGGCCTTATGGGCTAGTTCTTGATCAGGTTCTTGATTAAAGATTGGATTTTTATGGGTTTTGCGGAGGGTTTTGAGGCGGTGTTTCTTGGTAAGAGTGTGGATGATTTTGGGAGTTGGGGTTATGTTCTGTTTGAGGAGCTTTGTTTTAATAGAGTTAATGTCAATTGGACTTGGTTGTATCGGTGGAGTTGATTGAAGAGGAGCTGCTGAAGGTGGAGCTTCCATTGAGTATCAGACCGGCAATAAGATGATAATGAAACTCAAATTATCAGCCTCAAAATTCTCAGTtttgttaaaatattttttttttttgaataaatcgTACTTGCATATATTAAATTGCTTCCAAAGCAAGATTACATGAGATAAAATCTGGAGCAGTATAATGCCACTCCATAGGACATGTCGTAGAATAAGCAGTTTGTGCTAATAAATGGGCCACTTTATTCGCAGATCGACTCACATAAACAAATGACACATCCTCAAAGTGTCTAATTATATCACTACATTCTTCGACAATAGTATCAAAAACTGATTTACCCCTCTCATGTTTCAATGCATCCACCAGTATCTTGGCATCCGATTCGAAAATACATCTTGTACTCCTCAATTGGCTCATCCATTCTAACGCATCTTTCAAACTGCATGCTTCTGCTTCACGTACTTGTCTGGTACTTCGGAGTATGTTTGTTCTAGCTCGAACAAACTGACCACAGTCATCTCTTACCACACATCCAACGCCAATATGATCATCACCTTGTCGATAAGCTGCGTCAATGTTAATTTTAAAGTAACCTCCAGGAGGTTTACTCCACGTCTTTACATTTCCATGACCACTGTTACAAATCACCTTATTCTCCTGCTTAGCTCGTCTCCAATCTGTGACTAAATTTAGAGCCATAGCTTTAATTCCAAAAGCAGAAGTGTTAACCCTCTCCCATATCCATTTATTACGTCTTGACCACAGGCTCCAACAAATAAGTCCCACCATCCAATACCAAGACACTGTCATGGATGTGTTTAAACGGATCTTCAACACAGGGGATAATGAGAAGTGCATTATCAACTCCTCACAGTGAATTCCCCTTTGTCTTCCAACATCCAATACCAAGAATCCTCTCGATCTCTCGAAGGTATAGGAATTTGTTGAATCAGTTTCCTATCTCTTTCATTGAATATATCCTGGAGAATGTCTTCATCCCAACATTTTTTAGTCTCATCTAAACAGTTATGAACATAAGCATCTTGGAGATATTCATTATTCGCAGTTATGAGGTATCCATTATCCACATCTGGCAACCAAGGTATTTTCCAGATCCTTGTTGTTTTTCCATTACCAATTCTTCTACGAATCCCTTGCTGAACAGTTCCTTGGGCTGCCATTATACTTCTCCATAAATAACTCGGATTCGAACCAACTACAGCATTCAAAAAATCAGATTTGGGATAATATCGAGCTGTCATGAACTTACTAACCAACGTGTTACTTTCATTAATCAGACGTCACGCCTGTTTTGCTAGCATAGCCACATTAAAATCCTTCAATTTCTTGAATCCCAAACCACCATCTTCCTTGACTGTACATAATCTGTCCCAGGATAGCCATTTAATTCATCCATTCGTTCCACTCTTACCCCACCAGAAAGCATTCACCTTCTTCTCTATACGATCACACACTTCATTCGGGATCAAAAATAAATTCATCCAGAAGTTTGGTATAGATTGTGCTGCTGTCTTAAGGAGTGTTACTTTTCCAGCCCTCAAAATTGACTGCTTACTCCAGCCCTGCAATTTTTGATCAACACGATCTACTAGGAAACCAAACTCTGCCACCTTATTATGCCCAACCCGCATTGGCAAACCCAGATACTTACCAGGTAAATCAGCCTCTCTCACTCCTATTTCTCGGCACACCTCCTGTTTAGTATCAGCCATAGTATTAGGTGAAAAAGTCACCACTGATTTGTTGAAATTCACCTCATGTCCAGACATGTGTTCATACCGTTCCAAAATCCTTTTCATTACCTTTGCCTCTGATGCATTTGCCTGGAAGAAAAAATAGCAGTCATCCGCAAATAAAAGATGGGATATTGTTGGTGCTCCTCTTGCTACTGTACATCCATGAATAATCCCAACTTGCTCATTTCTTCTAATTATTGCACTTAAGCCTTCCGCGCACAGTATGTAGATGTATGGTGCTATGGGATCTCCTTGCCGTAGACCACGTTGAGGCACTATTCTTCCAAATTCCTCCCCATTATGTGTAAAACTATACGAAACTGAACGTATATATTTCATAATTCGATCCATCCATAACTCGTGAAACCCAAACCTCCTCATCATATCATGAATAAAGTTTCATTCCAGCCTGTCATAAGCCTTCGAAATGTCAATTTTCAATGCAGCCAATCCATTTTTTCCTTGTGTTCGTCTCTTCATGTAGTGGTTTATTTCAAATGCCAGCATTGCATTGTCAGTAAGTAATCGTCCTTCTATAAAAGCACTCTGCTTGTCAGACACAATAGATTTGAGACATTGTTTCAACCTGTTTGACAGTACTTTAGACAATATTCTCGCCAACACATTACAGAGAGAGATAGGTCTGAGATCAGCACACGTTTGAGGAGTCTTAACTTTCGGTATCAAGCAAACAAGTGAGTGATTTACCCCTTCTCGAAGAGTACCCGTAGTCATAAAAACCTGACAGAAACGAACAACATCCACTCCTACTACACTCCAAAATGACCGAAAAAACGCTGGATTAAAACCGTCCGGACCAGGAGATTTGTCCGGGTGCATAGAAAATACTGTGTTCTTAACTTCCTCAACCGTTATAGGAGCTATTAGGTCCTCATTTTCAATATCTGAAATCTGCTGTACGGTTTCTCTTTCCGTTAACTTACCATCTATATTCGTTGATTCAAACAGCTGAGAGAAGTGCCCTTCAATTGCCCCATGAATTCCCTCTGTTGATTCTTGCCATACTCCATCCGCATCCTTAATACGTTGAAACACATTATTTTTCCTTCTACCCGATGCGAATTTGTGAAAAAACCTTGTATTACAGTCTCCTTCCCTTAACCAAAAGTTCTTCGCTCATTGTTTCCAATATATTTCCTGTTTTTCCAGCAAATTCATGTACTCCCATCTAACCCCATTATACTCATTGATACCCTGTCTGTCCCTCCGAGATCGAAGCTTCCTCAGCCTATATCTATATTCCTGCCCTTTTTTTTTATACTCACAACTAATTCCCCCACCCCATTCTTGTAATTTAAGCCCACAAAAATTAATCTTTGCCATTAGCTCCAACTCTACTGCTTCGTTCCATCCATTCTTTACTACAATCTCACATTCACTTTCTCTGAGCCACGAGTTCTCAAATCGAAACCTTCTTTCTTTCCTCCTATAAACTTTCTTATTTAACTGCAAATATAGAGGTAAATGATCCGACGTTGCAACCTCCAGAACTTGAACTTCCGCTTGCGGGAACAAATTACACCAGTCTTGAGTTGCCAGACCTCTATCTAACCTCTCCTGGACCCAATTACAACTTCCTCTGGATTTCTCCCACATATACTTCTCCCCTATAAAACCCAAATCTGTCAATCCACAAGCATCCACAACCTCTGTAAAACCTTGAAGAAGATTATATGGCTGTGGTCTACCACCTCGCTTCTCATCTGCACTCATCATATCATTAAAGTCGCCAATGATGC
It contains:
- the LOC141719998 gene encoding uncharacterized protein LOC141719998; translation: MSLLAWNCRGLGKPRTIHFLKELTQQIKPNIIFLSETLAKHSRIIEVCKALNYADCWSVDAQGHSGGLALLWKNEGGCVVTGSTKHYVDFEVANDHVGRWRYTGFYVCPERGRRHESWELIRDLARKSNLPWCIIGDFNDMMSADEKRGGRPQPYNLLQGFTEVVDACGLTDLGFIGEKYMWEKSRGSCNWVQERLDRGLATQDWCNLFPQAEVQVLEVATSDHLPLYLQLNKKVYRRKERRFRFENSWLRESECEIVVKNGWNEAVELELMAKINFCGLKLQEWGGGISCEYKKKGQEYRYRLRKLRSRRDRQGINEYNGDADGVWQESTEGIHGAIEGHFSQLFESTNIDGKLTERETVQQISDIENEDLIAPITVEEVKNTVFSMHPDKSPGPDGFNPAFFRSFWSVVGVDVVRFCQVFMTTGTLREGVNHSLVCLIPKVKTPQTCADLRPISLCNVLARILSKVLSNRLKQCLKSIVSDKQSAFIEGRLLTDNAMLAFEINHYMKRRTQGKNGLAALKIDISKAYDRLE
- the LOC141719997 gene encoding uncharacterized protein LOC141719997, giving the protein MTVSWYWMVGLICWSLWSRRNKWIWERVNTSAFGIKAMALNLVTDWRRAKQENKVICNSGHGNVKTWSKPPGGYFKINIDAAYRQGDDHIGVGCVVRDDCGQFVRARTNILRSTRQVREAEACSLKDALEWMSQLRSTRCIFESDAKILVDALKHERGKSVFDTIVEECSDIIRHFEDVSFVYVSRSANKVAHLLAQTAYSTTCPMEWHYTAPDFISCNLALEAI